From a single Candidatus Schekmanbacteria bacterium genomic region:
- a CDS encoding VWA domain-containing protein, whose product MKKYRYSEWDGTQAKLDLDDDELFDKLSEFFLREGDMNAALQWLIMEYLKQNPNIKLMSINQYLDYLKNLKNEYFNQFNMDYALDDIEEKLNEIIDEELKETRKQLKDEPDADRQLAEKEFWLKNLPPKLSKKIEALKHHDFVSKKSKKEFDKLLRKLEDLRDLEKFLDDYGKKFNGEKPLNFDEAVEVMKEFKRLDKLQKDILHGNFLQINIEDVNFFLDPDIAKILQYLQTTVERLEKAGYISVEGNKIDISAKGIRRIGYNALQSIYSNMKKDQFGTHETHLSGVGTIKPDVVKKYQFGDPFNINIGATLMNSLKRGNKGKEVKLDASDFEIYDIDFSSQTTTIMLIDMSFSMAWGGRFLSAKRVAIALDHLISTKFPKDNFYIVGFASRARVITKKELAHLMLVDGSKDIGNAFTNLQDALRLAADLASKHRSKNQQIILITDGQPTAYFHNNQLQFEWPIGFGGVSPRACRETMKEVYRCTRKDLTINTFMLDTTPSLKAFVQKMTKVNKGRAFYTSPSDLGHYVLVDYVEKKRKRVR is encoded by the coding sequence AGGCAAAGCTCGATTTAGATGATGATGAGCTGTTCGATAAACTTTCGGAGTTTTTCCTCCGCGAAGGAGATATGAATGCAGCTCTTCAGTGGCTTATAATGGAATATCTGAAGCAGAATCCCAACATAAAGCTAATGTCAATCAACCAATATCTTGATTACCTGAAAAATCTCAAAAATGAATATTTCAATCAGTTCAATATGGATTATGCCTTAGATGATATAGAAGAAAAACTGAATGAAATTATCGATGAGGAGTTGAAAGAAACTCGAAAACAGCTTAAGGACGAACCGGATGCTGATAGGCAATTGGCAGAGAAAGAATTTTGGCTCAAAAACCTGCCTCCAAAGTTGAGCAAAAAAATCGAAGCACTCAAACATCACGATTTTGTAAGCAAAAAATCAAAAAAGGAGTTTGACAAACTATTAAGAAAACTTGAGGACCTCAGGGATTTGGAAAAATTCTTGGATGATTACGGAAAAAAATTCAACGGTGAAAAACCACTAAATTTTGATGAAGCAGTTGAAGTTATGAAAGAGTTTAAGCGCCTCGATAAACTGCAAAAAGATATTCTCCATGGAAATTTTCTGCAGATAAATATTGAAGATGTAAATTTCTTCTTGGATCCTGATATAGCAAAGATACTTCAATATTTGCAGACAACGGTTGAGCGCTTAGAAAAAGCCGGATATATCAGTGTTGAAGGGAACAAAATCGATATATCTGCAAAGGGTATAAGAAGGATTGGCTATAACGCATTGCAAAGCATTTATTCAAATATGAAAAAGGACCAATTTGGAACACATGAGACTCATCTTTCAGGTGTGGGTACAATCAAACCTGATGTAGTGAAAAAATATCAATTTGGAGACCCTTTCAATATAAATATTGGCGCGACACTTATGAATTCTTTGAAAAGAGGCAACAAAGGTAAAGAAGTCAAATTAGATGCCTCTGATTTTGAAATTTATGACATCGATTTTTCTTCTCAGACAACAACAATAATGCTTATCGATATGAGCTTTTCAATGGCATGGGGCGGAAGATTTTTGAGCGCAAAAAGAGTGGCAATTGCGCTTGACCATCTGATAAGCACCAAGTTTCCAAAGGATAATTTTTATATCGTGGGATTTGCATCAAGGGCAAGGGTGATTACAAAGAAGGAGTTGGCTCATTTGATGCTTGTCGATGGAAGCAAAGACATAGGCAATGCTTTCACAAATTTGCAGGATGCACTGAGGCTTGCAGCTGACCTTGCCTCTAAACATCGTTCAAAGAATCAGCAAATAATTCTCATTACAGACGGACAGCCCACTGCCTATTTCCACAATAACCAGCTTCAGTTCGAATGGCCCATAGGATTTGGAGGAGTAAGTCCACGGGCATGCCGGGAAACGATGAAAGAAGTATACAGATGCACAAGAAAAGATTTGACCATAAATACTTTTATGCTCGACACTACTCCGTCATTAAAAGCATTTGTTCAAAAAATGACCAAAGTCAACAAAGGACGCGCTTTTTACACAAGCCCTTCCGATTTGGGACATTACGTCCTTGTCGACTATGTCGAAAAGAAAAGGAAAAGGGTAAGGTAA